Proteins from one Falco cherrug isolate bFalChe1 chromosome 7, bFalChe1.pri, whole genome shotgun sequence genomic window:
- the SOCS4 gene encoding suppressor of cytokine signaling 4: MAENKDSNIKNADVRPKSSRSRSADRKDGYVWSGKKLSWSKKSEHCSDAETASAAGRSGTNLRSQERKYSCSSIELDLDHSCGHRFLGRSLKQKLQDAVGQCFPIKNCSSRHTSGLPSKRKIHISELMLDKCPFPPRSDLAFRWHLIKRHTAPVSPKAEDWIIADLSQHEEREDQLRDDGIANGGADSPSQSCDFTDSSSSRGDSRSELVTGKVVRGSKDESDMDSDDEVITLCTSSRKRNKPKWETDDELLRMETPPKYHTQIDYVHCLVPDLLQINNNPCYWGVMDKYAAEALLEGKPEGTFLLRDSAQEDYLFSVSFRRYSRSLHARIEQWNHNFSFDAHDPCVFHSPDITGLLEHYKDPSSCMFFEPLLSTPLNRTFPFSLQHICRTVICNCTTYDGIDALPIPPSVKLYLKEYHYKSKVRVLRIDVPEQQN, translated from the coding sequence atggcagaaaataagGACAGTAATATTAAAAACGCAGATGTGAGACCCAAAAGCAGCCGGAGCAGAAGTGCAGACAGAAAGGATGGTTATGTCTGGAGTGGAAAGAAGCTCTCCTGGTCAAAAAAGAGTGAGCATTGTTCTGATGCTGAAACAGCAAGTGCTGCAGGAAGATCAGGGACTAATTTAAGGAGCCAAGAGAGGAAGTATAGCTGCTCGTCTATTGAGCTGGATCTAGACCATTCGTGCGGCCACAGGTTTTTAGGCCGGTCTCTCAAACAGAAGCTGCAAGATGCTGTGGGTCAGTGCTTTCCCATAAAGAACTGTAGCAGTCGGCACACCTCAGGACTgccatcaaaaagaaaaattcatatCAGTGAGTTAATGCTAGATAAGTGTCCTTTCCCTCCACGCTCGGACCTAGCTTTTCGGTGGCACTTGATCAAAAGACACACAGCCCCTGTAAGTCCAAAAGCAGAGGACTGGATTATTGCTGATTTATCTCAGCATGAGGAAAGGGAGGATCAGCTGCGAGACGATGGGATTGCCAATGGAGGAGCGGACTCTCCCTCCCAGTCCTGCGACTTTACTGACAGCAGTTCCTCTAGGGGTGATTCAAGGTCTGAGTTGGTTACAGGTAAGGTGGTAAGGGGCAGTAAAGATGAGAGCGATATGGACTCCGATGACGAAGTTATAACACTGTGCACAAGttctagaaaaagaaacaagcccAAATGGGAAACAGATGATGAGCTGCTACGGATGGAAACGCCTCCAAAATACCATACGCAGATTGATTATGTCCACTGCCTAGTCCCAGACCTCCTCCAGATCAATAACAATCCCTGCTACTGGGGAGTCATGGATAAATATGCAGCTGAGGCGCTGCTAGAAGGAAAGCCAGAGGGAACATTTTTGTTACGAGATTCTGCCCAAGAAGactatttgttttctgtgagcTTCAGGCGCTACAGTCGTTCCCTCCATGCGCGGATAGAGCAGTGGAATCACAACTTCAGCTTTGATGCCCATGATCCTTGTGTCTTCCATTCTCCTGACATCACAGGACTCCTAGAGCACTACAAAGATCCAAGTTCCTGTATGTTCTTTGAACCACTTTTATCCACTCCACTAAATCggacttttcctttttctcttcagcataTATGTAGAACGGTTATTTGCAACTGTACAACTTACGATGGTATTGACGCGCTTCCCATTCCTCCATCGGTGAAGCTGTACCTGAAGGAATATCATTATAAGTCAAAAGTTAGAGTACTCAGGATTGATGTACCAGAGCAGCaaaactag